One window from the genome of Gadus morhua chromosome 16, gadMor3.0, whole genome shotgun sequence encodes:
- the LOC115561622 gene encoding E3 ubiquitin/ISG15 ligase TRIM25-like: MEQQPIGGMASATSWSEEDFSCSICLDVFNSPVTTPCGHNFCRTCITVFWDDMVQYKCPVCNELFHTRPVLRVNTFILGMVDQFRSSVRVKEQPCVEPGEVPCDVCTGTQLKAVKSCLVCYTSYCQTHLEPHQRVSRLKTHQLVDPLDSLEDRMCKKHGRLLELFCQTDQVCACVLCTMTDHKSHPVVPLKEEYEVKTAQLGKIEAEVQQMIKERQRKIKDIIDRVDHSKADADREIADGVQVLTALRRSVEKCLDDHNKTVQEKLKSTEKEAEGLIKELQQEIKDLTNRSSEVKQFSQTEDHLHLLQTFRSLKDPPPTRDWTTVEVRPPSYVGTLRRALDQLEETLNMEVKKVPDLRSALHKYACDLTLDPNTAYRLLSLSAAGRCAESMAAFRELSRKHGFKISTTFPCSVEDCSLAVAGVVVHSSIRPTGGRVLSLGLHLCSASFLCLSAQHAFTSSPVMNSEVMGLCVFDVWCQCADEGYDVCGEAARTRTSWRSQDVLEVPGLSFPVRVLFLVPVRVLVQAPLLVLVRVLVPVPVPVRVLFLVPVRVLVQAPLWVLVRVLVPVRVRTWS, translated from the exons ATGGAACAGCAGCCAATAGGAG gaatggcctctgcgaCATCGTGGTCTGAGGAGGACTTCtcctgttccatctgtctggatgtgttcaacagcccagttaccacaccatgtggacacaacttctgcagaacctgtattacagtGTTCTGGGATGACATGgtccagtacaaatgtcctgtctGCAACGAGCTGTTCCACACAAGACCTGTTTTACGGGTTAATACCTTCATATTAGGGATGGTTGATCAGTTTAGAAGTTCTGTACGAGTCAAAGAGCAGCCTTGCGTTGAACCCGGAGAAGTTCcttgtgacgtctgtactgggacccagctgaaggcagTGAAGTCCTGCCTGGTGTGTTATACCTCTTACTGCCagacccacctggagccacatcagagagtctcCCGTCTGAAGACACATCAGCTGGTCGACCCTTTGGAcagtctggaagacaggatgtgtaagaaacacggccgactcctggagctcttctgTCAGACTgaccaggtgtgtgcgtgtgtgttgtgcacaatgacagaccacaagtcacatcctgttgtacctctgaaggaggaatatgaagtgaagacggcccagctggggaagatagaggctgaagttcagcagatgatcaAGGAGAGACAACGAAAGATTAAAGACATCATAGACAGGGTGGACCACAGCAaagcagacgcagacagagagatagccgatggtgtgcaggtcctcactgctctgaGGCGCTCTGTTGAAAAGTGTCTGGATgatcacaacaaaacggttcaagagaaactgaaatccacagagaaagaAGCTGAaggcctcatcaaagagctgcagCAGGAAATaaaagatctgaccaatagaagctcagaggtgaagcagttCTCCcaaactgaagaccacctccacctcctccagaccttcagatccctgaaggatcctccacccaccagggactggaccacggtggaggtccgtcctccatCATACGTTGGGACCTTGAGGAGagccctggatcagctggaggagacactgaacatggaggtGAAGAAGGTGCCTGACCTGAGATCAGCTCTACacaagt atgcctgtgacctcacactggaccccaacacggcctacagactcctctctctgt CAGCCGCTGGTCGGTGCGCCGAGAGTATGGCGGCGTTCAGGGAGCTCAGCCGCAAGCATGGTTTCAAGATCTCCACCACCTTCCCGTGTTCAGTGGAGGACTGCAGTCTGGCAGTGGCAGGTGTTGTCGTGCACAGCAGTATCAG GCCCACGGGGGGGAGGGTCTTAAGCTTGGGTCTCCACCtctgctccgcctccttcctctgtctgtccgcccAGCACGCCTTCACCTCCAGCCCGGTGATGAACAGTGAGGTGATGGG tttgtgtgtgtttgatgtttgGTGTCAATGTGCTGATGAGGGGTACGATGTCTGTGGAGAAGCGGCCCGCACCAGGACATCCTGGAGGTCCCAGGACGTCCTGGAGGTCCCAGGACTTTCCT tcccagtccggGTCCTGTTCCTTGTCCcggtccgggtcctggtccaggCCCCGCTCCTGGTCCTAGTGCgcgtcctggtcccggtcccagtcccagtccggGTCCTGTTCCTTGTCCcggtccgggtcctggtccaggCCCCGCTCTGGGTCCTAGTGCgcgtcctggtcccggtccgggTCCGGACCTGGTCCTGA